From Aquabacter sp. L1I39, the proteins below share one genomic window:
- a CDS encoding IclR family transcriptional regulator → MAAGDGEAGGTQSIRRAASVLRVLAQRSQSGARMVDITRETGLIHATAHRIVQGLIGEGLARQNPATRRYHLGAWVYELGLLAEPRLALSDMAGAAVERLAEKTGDTVFAAVRAGGDALCIKRAAGSFPIKAFTIDVGARIPLGIGCGGLAMLAALPEEEANAIMASNGPRLPQFGDLGVEAMARLVAEARARGYATNLSRAPGVVAVGVAVLNPDGGLAGSLSVAAIESRLSPDRVDQVARLLRAEARRIEKAGEVGVG, encoded by the coding sequence ATGGCCGCAGGGGACGGGGAAGCCGGTGGCACGCAGAGCATCCGGCGCGCGGCCAGCGTGCTGCGGGTGCTGGCGCAGCGCAGCCAGTCCGGTGCGCGGATGGTGGACATCACGCGGGAGACGGGGCTCATCCACGCCACCGCCCACCGCATCGTGCAGGGGCTGATCGGCGAGGGGCTGGCGCGGCAGAATCCGGCCACGCGCCGCTATCACCTCGGCGCCTGGGTCTATGAGCTGGGGCTCCTGGCCGAGCCGCGCCTGGCGCTCTCCGACATGGCGGGCGCGGCGGTGGAGCGCCTGGCTGAGAAGACGGGCGACACCGTCTTTGCCGCCGTGCGGGCGGGCGGCGATGCGCTCTGCATCAAGCGCGCGGCCGGGAGCTTTCCCATCAAGGCCTTCACCATCGATGTGGGCGCGCGCATTCCACTCGGCATCGGCTGCGGCGGCCTTGCCATGCTCGCCGCTTTGCCGGAGGAGGAGGCGAACGCCATCATGGCCTCCAACGGGCCGCGCCTGCCGCAATTCGGCGATCTCGGCGTGGAGGCCATGGCGCGCCTGGTGGCCGAGGCGCGGGCGCGGGGCTATGCCACCAATCTCAGCCGCGCGCCGGGCGTGGTGGCGGTGGGCGTCGCCGTCCTCAATCCCGATGGCGGCCTAGCCGGCTCCCTCTCCGTCGCCGCCATCGAAAGCCGCCTCTCACCTGATCGCGTCGACCAGGTGGCCCGTCTGCTGCGCGCCGAGGCGCGGCGGATCGAGAAGGCGGGGGAGGTGGGGGTGGGGTGA